TCCGCAAGCTCCGAGAAGCCTTCGCCCGGGATCCCGGCGGGGTCTTCGTGCAGCTCGCGGACGCGCACCGCCGGTACGGCGACACCGAAGAGGCCAGGCGCGTGCTGCGCGCCGGCCTGCTCCACAGCCCCGGCGACGCCAGCGCCCACGCCATGCTCGGCGAGCTGCTGGCCGCCCGGGGCCGCCACGGCGAGGCCGAGC
This region of Longimicrobium sp. genomic DNA includes:
- a CDS encoding tetratricopeptide repeat protein; the protein is MAKATLREIRKLREAFARDPGGVFVQLADAHRRYGDTEEARRVLRAGLLHSPGDASAHAMLGELLAARGRHGEAE